In Besnoitia besnoiti strain Bb-Ger1 chromosome IX, whole genome shotgun sequence, a single genomic region encodes these proteins:
- a CDS encoding hypothetical protein (encoded by transcript BESB_012210), translated as MADSRILEGERLSPYRVVDLTACTSPPVSRARHLTTTTEKEILFAVASDNAGGETHPILSSSASSIRSSLSDSQALNTYRDRECVSKTKARRSAESCRSDETAAERQGRRRAGVASVPIEGRSRVERPDSPAAGDELPRDTGSIPLIVGGTPPALVSNPGAEGSPYDIMTLTSDEDEVGEIYYVESDDDVAVIGSSGVTGANNRRCEIVDISGAGEDVSESCTGGTEVAQSGEATEAPSFQSGGERLARATHPLRPRRDPRRQVGQEAVGGYPEFEAAAAAEDSQRWLARNGQSGSRRSRARLSGGRGRESVFVSGADWLQAPNVFHQLKEADRRVAQTRAAVQRLQRAENELFRERRQLNQRCNPCSVRPMYSPFESRAAAVAQWERRLTSVRRRCAAARRSAAEAAWTARRLRRRIQDGERQPLNQNASGRAAVRRVGSAEVPAPTQGRSHEGPPSLSTGAGCILPGVPAEGDSGRSLIRHCGSHEDALVDWEWVGRFDFASVSAPPTHTSSEGLPQELISRLPCILYAERKASSGLFQKYTESNSANTENPSAEAENSHQRDEADVKDGASQDQFCAICMEAYDKGAVLRYLPCLHAYHQACIDMWLSAQGRCPVCKESVLCLMERGAAVVASAPAET; from the coding sequence ATGGCTGATTCCAGAATCctggaaggcgagcggctcAGCCCTTATCGCGTCGTGGATCTTACAGCTTGCACTTCACCACCTGTGTCGCGGGCACGGCATCTAACCACCACGACGGAAAAAGAAATCTTGTTTGCGGTCGCATCTGACAACGCTGGTGGTGAAACTCATCCtattctctcttcttctgcgtcttccatTAGGTCGTCGCTATCGGATTCTCAAGCATTGAATACCTATCGGGACCGAGAGTGCGTCTCGAAAACAAAGGCGCGCAGATCTGCTGAAAGTTGTCGATCAGATGAAACAGCAGCGGAGCGACAAGGCAGGAGGCGAGCTGGGGTGGCATCTGTGCCGATAGAGGGTCGTAGTCGGGTGGAACGGCCGGACTCTCCGGCGGCAGGAGATGAACTGCCAAGAGACACGGGTAGCATTCCTCTGATAGTTGGCGGAACGCCACCAGCTCTCGTGTCGAACCCAGGGGCGGAAGGGAGCCCATATGACATCATGACTTTGACAAGCGATGAAGATGAGGTGGGAGAAATTTACTATGTGGAGTCCGATGACGATGTCGCGGTTATCGGATCGAGCGGGGTCACTGGTGCAAACAACCGCCGTTGTGAAATAGTGGACATTTCTGGAGCTGGAGAAGATGTTTCTGAGTCATGTACTGGTGGCACTGAAGTGGCGCAGTCTGGGGAGGCAACTGAAGCCCCTTCTTTCCAGTCAGGAGGTGAGAGGCTGGCACGCGCCACGCATCCTCTGCGGCCCCGCAGGGACCCTCGGCGGCAGGTCGGTCAGGAAGCCGTGGGAGGCTACCCAGAGTttgaagctgctgcagccgcagaagaTTCTCAGCGGTGGTTAGCGAGAAATGGCCAATCGGGTTCACGAAGGTCCCGTGCCAGACTTTCCGGTGGCCGCGGGCGGGAGTCTGTGTTTGTCAGCGGTGCTGATTGGCTCCAGGCCCCGAACGTGTTTCACCAGCTGAAGGAAGCTGATCGTCGAGTGGCTCAGACTCGAGCCGCTGTTCAGCGTCTTCAGAGAGCTGAGAACGAGCTGTTTCgtgagcggcggcagctaAACCAGCGCTGCAATCCGTGCTCGGTTCGGCCTATGTACAGCCCATTTGAATCTCGGGCCGCAGCGGTAGCCCAGTGGGAGCGGCGTTTAACGAGTGTGCGACGACGATGTGCGGCTGCTCGAAGAtctgctgctgaagcagcgTGGACTGCTCgaaggctgcggcgaaggaTTCAAGACGGCGAAAGACAACCCCTGAACCAAAACGCCAGTGGGCGAGCCGCCGTTCGCCGCGTTGGGTCGGCAGAAGTCCCAGCGCCAACCCAAGGACGAAGCCACGAGGGGCCGCCTTCGTTGTCGACTGGGGCAGGTTGTATACTGCCTGGCGTgcctgcggaaggcgactcCGGTAGATCTCTTATCCGTCACTGTGGTTCCCATGAGGACGCTTTAGTTGACTGGGAGTGGGTCGGCAGGTTCGACTTCGCCAGTGTCTCTGCTCCCCCAACTCACACTTCTAGCGAAGGACTCCCTCAGGAGCTTAtctcgcgtctgccttgTATACTATACGCAGAAAGGAAAGCGTCTTCGGGACTGTTTCAGAAGTATACTGAAAGTAACAGTGCTAATACAGAAAATCCGAGTGCGGAGGCGGAAAATTCCCACCAACGCGATGAGGCGGATGTGAAGGATGGCGCTAGCCAAGACCAGTTTTGCGCCATATGCATGGAAGCATACGACAAAGGGGCTGTTTTGAGGTATCTTCCCTGTTTGCATGCGTACCATCAGGCGTGCATCGATATGTGGTTATCGGCACAAGGTCGCTGCCCCGTTTGTAAAGAGAGTGTTCTATGCCTGATGGAGCGTGGCGCAGCGGTTGTGGCATCTGCGCCCGCTGAAACATAA
- a CDS encoding serine esterase (DUF676) protein (encoded by transcript BESB_012200), with protein sequence MSLNLLVEFALHFTSFRNIDLLQQGIYHVKAQLSLDPRSSLLLPVEGRPSPPACGDDVPPQGGEGGASSVLSEEAGGGTTSSWRKGAAAGEAARNGQLDGGGGGGVGGGTSGASFGGASGAQVHSVASGSGSGVYLRRLLSRRSGWALAAVPYSFFSSPLQQDEGAPAAGGVAVRETAAGGNARGGLPGGQTDGEKKRSVEQQQHWAYDNGGDSRTSRNRVATDANEAVLLHLQEDQQEHVGTARNTLSSLTRGIQQHKRRGGGAENRNSHALVPPKIDERDNSFCTRGFLIRYCDEQVALSETVCFRVEVPFSSPEALTNLFAVLQLGLYFAPYLPQSASLGSSARVERSAANDANSRGSKGEQHGDSGGRATGACGQEKGDSSGGVPASSEASSAAARKPSSGTRTREERSGRESTTKASASRSPSAGVGSRQGRSGERGDADDDTEGAREGRDETGATCLAVKLMLISNFLTGIQTFVPVIFDESQFALMHMLVVASVVDIRLRLRPALPLSPFPLPVPRYLREHRRAALRQQHRLLQQYLSQRGPSDGRTDEAAPASRRGSLKAGLRQPHARGGAEAGRRFPRRRGAGGKLRAKHRGGLDSASLAARGQGRGWGGEDDDFTDEAWSDSADEEDDSKGGQSNGYSGRGGNAGASAGQGARPGRGATELPEEPQEHLLLTLEPSLPAFLVGAGTAFAQAGGAAFSKDSARQSARQWALVEDASEATAAAAAAAGAARGWLCENRSEGRGSQRLINRAAQSEECPFDEENLLGCAAALHAASLQLLIEVYVNLATAAAKLFTRCLLPERRHHVFPLQQIDNLVLPGGGVLEATGASFHDPTDGLGDHKERPPEARGGPQPASPTRDAGLQNSFMRLLINRGRSSRRGPSPAPAGETRGLTSGGFCGSAHSRTTRGDEGFGSPLGLLQEGEIMKGSGADGAAGVESGRANCGDGRLQNHGDEKSVEVKVLRLEQRLTCITPDALCSVIASDVHVIARQLFTLWSRLLAAIPIISREMELLLRVNWEHQYVSRLSAFVLQHVVPLRATDRLYFPPPAVADLPEATTAGMSPSALIPPAAAASAAAATAAAALARRGCLEDEGEFGDEPGKRHQQGAVAAALCASEEAMSDFADDWRIVVGKINQRPMDVHDCRLLVGCDRHPVVFEQRYRKCAFSISPPPIPPCLPLRPPSSSLSLACAPPSSKGIHLFVLVHGFQGSSHDMRLLRNNIAAFYPAAAFLCSSANQEHTEGDIEVMGKRLADEVHAHIQDSFPLEGLAKLSFIGHSLGGVIIRAALPHLVRPYGSHFFLYLSLSSPHFGFVKSKSRLVSIGVWLLKKWRKSLCLQQLTLSDAKDYASTFLYRLSRRPGLNEFRHICLVASSQDTYAPLQSAAILLQQPRAHSHASSMPAVGHGTSGFQGSTVPPHPDGLPRAPGENRAASSRGAALLRADCVPYEGDRGDQEFESGDNPRRRHPSATINTSASGQAFDQETRRSFGGTLATECRDPVRADEDTEQPTRQSHVVELMGRNLLGNVSPEKILRLNVNFKISEKNFDSFIGRAAHILFLENQAFMRTLLLSHPYLFK encoded by the exons ATGTCTCTCAATTTACTTGTTGAGTTTGCCCTACACTTCACGTCTTTTCGAAACATTGacctgctgcagcagggcATCTATCACGTCAAAGCCCAGCTCAGTCTCGACCCCCGCTCCAGCCTGCTTCTGCCTGTCGAAggccgcccctcccccccagcGTGCGGCGACGATGTTCCCCCTCAGGGGGGCGAGGGTGGCGCTTCGTCGGTGCTTTCGGAAGAGGCTGGAGGGGGGACGACTTCCTCATGGCGAAAAGGAGCCGCGGCTGGTGAGGCAGCAAGAAACGGTCAGCTAgacgggggaggcggcggcggggtcgGGGGGGGGACAAGCGGCGCCAGCTTCgggggcgccagcggcgcgcaggtcCACAGCGTTGCAAGCGGCTCGGGAAGCGGCGTCTACCTGAGGCGCTTGCtcagccggcgcagcggctgggCGCTGGCCGCAGTCCCGTactctttcttctcgtcgccgctccaGCAAGATGAAggcgcccccgccgctggcggagtGGCGGTGCGGGAGACTGCGGCTGGCGGGAATGCGAGAGGCGGCCTTCCAGGTGGGCAgacagacggcgagaagaaaagaagtgTCGAGCAGCAGCAACACTGGGCGTACGATAACGGGGGAGACTCCAGAACTTCGAGGAACAGGGTCGCCACAGATGCGAACGAAGCAGTGCTTCTTCATCTGCAGGAAGATCAGCAGGAGCATGTCGGCACGGCACGAAACACGCTCAGCTCCTTAACACGAGGCATCCAGCAGCACAAGCGGCGTGGGGGAGGAGCGGAGAACCGGAACAGCCACGCGCTAGTCCCGCCCAAGATTGACGAGAGGGACAACTCCTTCTGCACTCGAGGCTTCCTCATCCGCTACTGCGATGAACAG GTGGCGCTCTCTGAAACGGTATGCTTTCGTGTGGAAGTGCCTTTTTCGTCGCCAGAAGCTCTCACAAATCTCTTTGCCGTTCTCCAGCTGGGGCTCTACTTCGCCCCTTACCTGCCGCAGTCGGCGTCTCtcggctcctctgcgcgggTCGAGCGTTCTGCGGCAAATGACGCAAACTCCCGTGGGAGTAAGGGAGAGCAGCATGGAGACTCTGGCGGGCGGGCTACTGGGGCTTGCGGCCAGGAGAAGGGAGACAGCTCAGGGGGCGTTCCTGCATCGAGTGAagcgtcctccgcagcggcgcgcaagCCGTCTTCAGGGACGCGAACCCGGGAAGAGAGAAGTGGGCGCGAATCGACCACGAAggcttcggcgtcgcggtCTCCATCTGCTGGGGTCGGCTCCAGACAGGGACGCagcggggagagaggggacgcagacgacgataCTGAAGGAGCTCGAGAAGGGCGCGACGAGACAGGAGCTACATGTCTCGCCGTCAAACTGATGCTCATCAGCAACTTCTTGACCG GCATCCAGACATTCGTTCCGGTCATTTTTGATGAAAGCCAGTTTGCATTGATGCACATGCTTGTGgtcgcctctgtcgtcgatattcgccttcgtctgcggcctgcgcttccgctctcgccgttTCCGCTGCCCGTTCCCCGGTACCTGCGGGAGCATCGGCGGGCTGCGCTGCGTCAGCAGCACCGCTTGCTTCAGCAGTATCTCTCTCAGAGGGGGCCCTCCGACGGCCGCACTGACGAAGCAGCTCCCGCATCTCGTCGAGGGTCTTTGAAGGCGGGGCTTCGTCAGCCGCatgcccgcggcggcgccgaagccggtcgtcgctttcctcgccgtcgcggagccGGCGGCAAGCTACGGGCGAAGCACCGCGGGGGACTGGACAGCGCGAGTCTCGCCGCCAGGGGACAGGGTCGCGGATGGGGaggggaggacgacgacTTCACTGACGAGGCCTGGTCGGAttccgcagacgaagaagacgattCAAAGGGCGGGCAGAGCAACGGATACtcggggcgaggcggcaacGCAGGGGCCAGCGCCGGTCAAGGGGCGAGGCCGGGGAGGGGCGCCACCGAGTTGCCAGAAGAGCCGCAGGAGCACCTGCTGTTGACCTTAGAGCCCTCTCTTCCAGCCTTCCTCGTGGGAGCAGGCACTGCTTTCGCCCAGGCTGGCGGTGCGGCGTTCTCTAAGGACTCTGCGCGCCAGAGCGCGCGTCAGTGGGCTTTGGTGGAGGACGCGAGTGAAGccacagcagccgctgccgcggcggcgggagcggcTCGCGGATGGCTGTGTGAAAATCGAAGCGAGGGGCGCGGATCGCAGCGCCTCATAAACCGAGCGGCGCAAAGTGAGGAATGTCCTTTCGACGAGGAGAACTTgctcggctgcgccgctgcactcCATGCGGCCTCGCTTCAGCTGTTGATTGAGGTTTACGTGAACCTGGCTACGGCGGCTGCAAAGCTGTTCACCCGTTGCCTCCTGCCGGAGCGAAGGCACCACGtgtttcctctgcagcagaTCGACAACCTGGTCCTTCCCGGCGGGGGAGTCTTGGAAGCCacaggcgcctccttccACGATCCAACCGACGGCCTGGGTGACCACAAAGAACGGCCGCCtgaagcgcgcggagggcctcaacccgcgtcgccgactcGAGACGCGGGATTGCAAAACAGCTTCATGCGTCTCCTGATAAATCGGGGTCGCTCGAGTCGCCGCGGGCCGTCCCCCGCGCCGgctggcgagacgcgcggcctCACCAGCGGTGGattctgcggcagcgcgcacTCGCGTACCACGCGAGGGGACGAGGGATTCGGTAGCCCGCTTGGCTTGctgcaggaaggcgagatCATGAAGGGTTctggcgccgacggcgcggcaggtGTCGAGAGCGGGCGGGCGAACTGCGGCGACGGTCGGCTACAGAATCACGGAGACGAGAAGTCAGTTGAGGTGAAGGTGCTGCGTCTGGAGCAGCGCCTCACCTGCATCACCCCTGACGCTCTGTGCAGCGTGATTGCATCG GATGTTCACGTTATCGCAAGGCAGCTGTTCACGCTGTGGAGccggctgctcgccgcgatTCCCATCATCAGCCGTG AAATGGAGCTGCTCCTGCGCGTGAACTGGGAGCACCAGTACGTCTCTCGACTCTCAGCATTCGTCCTGCAGCACGTCGTCCCCCTGCGCGCCACAGACCGGCTCTACTTCCCTCCGCCTGCAGTGGCAGACCTGCCTGAAGCGACCACCGCAGGCATGTCTCCTTCTGCCCTCATCcctcccgcagccgccgcttcagccgctgcggcgactgccgcagctgctctagcacgccgcggctgcttgGAGGACGAGGGAGAATTCGGTGACGAGCCTGGAAAGCGACACCAGCAGGGGGCGGTGGCCGCTGCGCTgtgcgccagcgaggaggcgatgTCTGATTTCGCA GACGATTGGCGCATCGTCGTTGGCAAAATCAACCAGAGGCCGATGGACGTCCACGACTGTCGCCT GCTTGTCGGCTGCGACCGGCACCCAGTGGTGTTCGAGCAACGATATCGAAAGTGCGCCTTCTCTATCAGTCCCCCTCCGATACCGCCCTGTcttccgctgcggccgccgtcgtcttctctcagTCTAgcatgcgcgccgccgagttCCAAAGGAATTCACCTCTTCGTGCTCGTCCACGGGTTCCAAG gcagcagccacGATATGAGGCTTCTTCGGAACAATATCGCGGCTTTCtaccccgccgcggcgttccTTTGCTCGTCGGCGAATCAGGAGCACACCGAAG GAGATATCGAGGTCATGGGCAAGCGCCTAGCCGATGAGGTTCACGCACACATTCAGGACTCCTTTCCTCTGGAGGGCCTCGCCAAGCTCTCGTTTATCGGGCACTCTCTGGGAGGAGTCATCA TTCGGGCAGCGCTGCCGCATCTGGTGCGGCCATACGGCAGCCACTTTTTCTTGTACCTCTCACTCTCATCGCCGCATTTTGGGTTCGTCAAGAGCAAAAGCCGACTTGTCAGCATAGGCGTCTGGCTGCTCAAAAAATGGCGAAAAAGTCTCTGTCTCCAGCAACTGACGCTCAG CGATGCGAAGGACTACGCTTCCACGTTCTTGTACCGCCTGAGTCGGCGACCAGGACTAAACGAGTTTCGGCATATTTGCCTGGTCGCCTCATCACAGGACACCTACGCCCCGTTACAGTCTGCAGCGATTTTACtacagcagccgcgggctCACTCCCACGCGTCCTCCATGCCGGCTGTTGGCCACGGCACCTCAGGTTTCCAAGGCTCGACTGTCCCTCCGCATCCCGATGGACTACCGCGGGCACCGGGTGAGAACAGGGCAGCCTCTTCGCGTGgagcggcgcttctccgcgcagaCTGCGTGCCCtacgaaggcgacagaggagaccAGGAGTTCGAAAGCGGGGACAATCCACGTCGACGGCATCCGTCGGCGACGATAAACACCTCTGCATCTGGGCAAGCATTCGACCAAGAAACGAGAAGGTCCTTTGGAGGCACGCTGGCTACCGAATGCCGAGACCCTGTAAGGGCCGACGAGGACACGGAACAACCTACCCG ACAAAGTCATGTTGTGGAGCTGATGGGACGCAATTTGCTGGGTAACGTCAGTCCGGAGAAGATCTTACGGCTAAACGTCAACTTCAAAATCTCCGAAAA GAATTTCGATAGCTTCATTGGAAGGGCCGCGCATATTCTTTTCCTGGAGAATCAGGCGTTCATGCGAACTCTTCTGTTGAGTCACCCGTATTTGTTCAAATGA
- a CDS encoding phospholipase/carboxylesterase (encoded by transcript BESB_012220) has translation MENGEAGSDIAADPAPSILLAVAGFAARATWVGGLLLSCLVGLLWYFQEKLLFYPGVPQGFETPDKNPKGLRSPAERGLPFEELWVKTVDGVKLHCWLIKQKLPQVAAHAPTLIFFHGNAGNVGFRLPNVELLYKHVGVNVLLVSYRGYGYSEGSPTEAGVYRDGEAALDMLVEKQKELQIDANRLFLFGRSLGGAVAIDLAVQRSHQIRGVIVENTFTSLIDMILIVFPFLRPFQRLVRVVQRLYMDNGEKMKRLRLPILFISGMKDELVPSRHMKQLFEWCASPLKEKEEVPLGGHNDTWEWAIGGKNYYERIAAFIQQALQFDAKRSQEPSEDTLLGHGGPDSSCRDSVKAPALQAGGSLPAEKGGEHDLPLSVAPGGAAVLPAGPVSQSAHRAHGQDSLSLGSVDLPAAPVAAREVVAAAAAAASSAAVHYATSGASRSDSGSGGPSAGGVAHTDVGNEEIAAAGTGQRGETTEGLRQRVAAATCQVDAERRRENSDF, from the exons ATGGAGAACGGCGAGGCTGGTTCCGATATAGCGGCGGATCCTGCCCCGTCCATATTGCTGGCTGTTGCGGGGTTTGCCGCTCGGGCGACCTGGGTGGGCGGACTTCTTCTAAGTTGTCTGGTGGGGCTTCTCTGGTATTTCCAGGAGAAGCTCCTGTTCTATCCAGGTGTGCCTCAGGGGTTTGAAACACCTGACAAGAACCCTAAGGGACTCCGCAGCCCGGCCGAGCGAGGCTTACCTTTTGAAGAATTATGGGTGAAGACGGTTGACGGCGTGAAGCTACATTGCTGGCTTATCAAACAAAAGCTACCCCAAGTTGCGGCTCATGCGCCAACTCTGATTTTTTTTCATGGAAACGCTGGAA ACGTTGGGTTTCGGCTTCCGAATGTTGAGCTTCTGTATAAACACGTTGGTGTGAACGTTTTGCTTGTCTCATACCGGGG GTATGGCTACAGTGAAGGCTCTCCGACCGAAGCAGGCGTCTACAGAGATGGGGAAGCAGCGTTGGACATGCTGGTCGAGAAGCAAAAAGAACTGCAAATTGACGCAAACAGGCTCTTTCTCTTTGGACGAAGCCTTGGTGGTGCTGTGGCGATTGATCTAGCAGTACAGAGATCTCATCAG ATTCGGGGCGTCATTGTGGAGAACACCTTCACCTCTCTGATCGACATGATCTTGATCGTATTTCCGTTTCTGCGGCCCTTCCAGCGTCTCGTGAGAGTTGTGCAG AGACTTTACATGGATAACGGAGAAAAAATGAAGAGGCTACGGTTACCAATCTTGTTCATAAGCGGGATGAAAGATGAACTGGTGCCGTCCCGGCACATGAAACAGCTCTTTGAG TGGTGCGCTTCTCCCttgaaggagaaggaagaggtGCCACTTGGAGGTCACAACGACACGTGGGAATGGGCTATCGGCGGCAAGAACTACTACGAACGCATCGCGGCCTTTATCCAGCAGGCACTGCAGTTCGATGCAAAGCGCTCTCAGGAGCCTAGTGAAGACACCCTTCTTGGACATGGCGGCCCCGATTCATCCTGCCGAGATTCGGTCAAAGCACCAGCATTGCAGGCTGGAGGGTCGTTGCCAGCAGAGAAAGGCGGTGAGCACGACCTTCCCCTATCTGTCGCTCCCGGCGGAGCTGCAGTACTGCCAGCCGGACCTGTCTCTCAGAGCGCGCATCGGGCACATGGCCAGGACTCTCTTTCGCTCGGTTCCGTGGACTTACCGGCTGCACCGGTAGCCGCGCGTGAAGTGgtggcagcggcagcagcagctgcctcgtctgcagcggtACACTATGCGACCTCTGGTGCCTCTCGGTCTGACTCCGGATCTGGAGGGCCGTCAGCAGGGGGGGTGGCGCACACCGATGTTGGAAATGAGGAAATAGCAGCCGCTGGCACAGGGCAACGAGGAGAGACTACTGAGGGCTTGCGCCAGAGGGTGGCCGCTGCGACTTGTCAAGTAGATGCGgagcgaagaagggagaACTCTGATTTTTGA
- a CDS encoding hypothetical protein (encoded by transcript BESB_012230): MNKCTLLFGAAVAVYLLHLRAGACLRADRRNLSDLKMAPGDFLNKYDHKLQRFARFFGYAVVTLMLILFFGLVPHWILSIISLALGDPASTFFIPSQLRLNTWETYVALTTWFGLTYAFAHLRKQYEQENRFNPQLISQEVKEQWKRITSQ; the protein is encoded by the exons ATGAATAAGTGCACGCTCCTATTCGGGGCTGCAGTCGCCGTATACCTTTTGCATTTGAGGGCTGGTGCATGTTTGAGGGCGGATCGCAGGAACCTCAGCGATCTTAAGATGGCTCCTGGGGACTTCCTTAACAAATATGACCATAAGTTGCAGCGGTTCGCCAGATTCTTCG GCTATGCTGTGGTCACGCTGATGCTGATTTTGTTCTTCGGCCTGGTTCCACACTGGATTCTTTCGATAATCTCCCTGGCACTCGGTG ATCCCGCCTCAACGTTTTTCATCCCGAGCCAGCTTCGACTCAACACTTGGGAAACTTATGTTGCGTTAACAA CATGGTTTGGCCTTACATACGCTTTTGCGCACTTGCGCAAGCAGTACGAACAAG AAAACAGATTCAACCCTCAGCTGATCTCTCAAGAAGTTAAAGAACAATGGAAGCGTATTACGTCACAGTAG